TCCTGCTCCGCGCGTTCGCGGCGGGAGAGTGCATTGCGCTGGCGCTCCTCCGCCACGGCAATCTGGCCCCTCAGGCTCTGCGTGTGATCGCGCTGTTCGGAAACCAGTCTGGCCAGTCCACCGCGGTGCGCTTCCGACTCAGCCCTCGCCGAATGCGCGGCATCCCGGCCAGCTTCGGCCCCGGCCACTTCCTCATCACTGCGAGGTGCCTCGATACGTAGCTCGGCGACGCGCGTACCGAGGAGCGTAAACTCTTCGCGCCAGGCCTCCATCTCGCGTGCCGCAAGGGCGACTTCGACCGTGAAGCGACGCTGCGTCAGCTCGACATGCTTCTCCGCCCGGCGCCGCTGTCGCGCAAGCGACCGCACCTGCGTCTGCACTTCCGCAACGAGATCGTCGAGCCTGCCAAGGTCGAGTGCCGTCTCTTCGAGTCTGCGCTCGGTGCTGCGCTTGCGGTCACGATAAAGTCCCACGCCAGCGGCTTCTTCGAAAAGCTCGCGTCTCTCGTCGGGTCGGTCCGAGAGCAGAGCGTCGATCATCTTGCTCTCGATAACAACCCCGGAATCCGCGCCCAGACCGGTTCCGCGTACCATGTCCTGTATATCCCGCAGACGGCATGGTGTGCGGTTCAGCAGATAGTCGCTTTCGCCGGACCGGCTCAGGCGCCGGGTAATTACCACCTCACGAAACGGGACACCGAGAGCTCCATCCTCGTTCTCGAAGTGGAGTGACACTTCGGCGATGTTGACAGGCCGTCTCGACGAGGATCCCTGAAAGATTACTTCCTCCATCCTGGCCCCGCGCAACGCACGCGCACGTTGCTCACCAAGCACCCATCGCACCGCGTCCGACACATTCGATTTACCGCAGCCGTTGGGGCCTACGATTGCGGTGACGCCCGGCTCGAAGAGGAGCTCGGTTTGATCCGCAAACGACTTGAATCCATGCAGCTCCAGCCTGGTAAGCCGCACTAGGGTGTTCTCCCGGTTCGATACGCGAGCAACGGCAGGAGACCCTTGACGCGCAGATCCGTGGCCGCCAAGGCAGACTGTTCCGCACTCTGAAAAGCACCCGCGTACACCCGGGCACTCCCATCGCGCTGCATCAGCGCATATGCCGGGACACTCCGCTCGATCAGACTTTGTACCATCTCGCTCGTCCGGCTGCGCATTCCACCCTGTGATGGAATACTGTCCACCAGCAACGCAAACGGCGCACGCACAACCGACCCAGCCGAATTGGATACAATCCGCCGCCGGCGCAGGGACACGAGCAATCTATTTGCGTCGGCGCTGTCGGCAAATGCACCTGCGTACACCTTGTACCACGCGGCCTCAGTATCGCCAACGGGCACCAGCGAAACCGTGGCACCCGGCATCACGGAGCGATGACGCTGAAGCTCGAAGTTTGCTGCTTCCGCCGTGTTGGATGAGAGTATCTCGATCGAAAACGGAGTTGCCATGAGCGAATCTCCGGGATTTGACGGCTGCAATACCGGCGGCCGTGGCCGACTTGCAGAGTCTGGGACTCCCGAATCGACAGCGGCCAAAGCCGGTACAGACTCAGTTGCCCGCTCCGGTGCCCGGGACCCTATCAGGACGCCCGCCACGGCCCCGATCGCGATCAATGCGGCCGCAGCGGCGCCGAGCATGCCACCTGTCCACCTCCTGGGCGGCGGCGCCAGATCGATTTTTGGCGGGGTAATCACGGGAGGGTGGGCGATTCTTGCGAGAACGACAGCCTTGGGGGCAGCGCTCAGCGACGGTATGCCAACCAGAACGACGCCGTCGAGCTGTGCAATCAGCCGATCGAGACCGGGAGCGGATGCACCGACGACAAGCAGCAGCAGCTCATCGGAACTCGCGAACTCCGAAGCAAAACGCCTCCACCGTCCGTTGCTCAGGATTTCCTCTGTAGCCGGGGAGTCCGTGCCACCAGGCATAAAAAAGAAATTCTTCGTTCCCTCCACTGTACGCGCGACTTTTTTAAACGACGTTCCGAACGCGAAGCTGTCGTAAATGCCGTGTGGGTCATCGTCCGTCATCAACCGCTGCAACGGAGCGAGATCTCCCACGAGGTCGCCGATCATGACGAGACGGTACGCACTTTCAGCGAGTGCAATTCCGATTGCTACGTGGCCAGCAGCGTCCAGATCGTCCGACGTGATGACAACTGACGAATACCCGCGAACAGCGGCGGCTGCGCGGCGGCCCGAACCCTCGTACGCCCCGCCAGGTACACGGGCGGCGGTGGACGTCACTGCGGAGCCTCGTAAACCCAGTGCTGCCGTCCCGAATCGCGACCGATGCGCTCGGCTTCCTCACGCGACCCGTACGGACCGAGTACGACGCGATAAAGCGTCGTCGTCCCTGTCTGCGAGAGAACGATATGAGGCCGAATGCCGTTTACCTCAATTCCGCCGGCAACTTCCTTCGCCCGCAATCCCGTCAGCACGGCCGCAAACGAGACCATGTATCTTGGACGAGCAGGCTGAGGGTAAGCGGCCGGCGGTACAATCATCGAGGGCGCGGTGTCGCGGATGGGCGGTGACGGAATGCCGCTGTCTGCAGGCACAATTCCAGGCGAATCTTGCACGATCACAGTGTCATTTTTTCCGAAAGTCACAG
This genomic window from Gemmatimonadaceae bacterium contains:
- a CDS encoding SPOR domain-containing protein, whose protein sequence is MTSTAARVPGGAYEGSGRRAAAAVRGYSSVVITSDDLDAAGHVAIGIALAESAYRLVMIGDLVGDLAPLQRLMTDDDPHGIYDSFAFGTSFKKVARTVEGTKNFFFMPGGTDSPATEEILSNGRWRRFASEFASSDELLLLVVGASAPGLDRLIAQLDGVVLVGIPSLSAAPKAVVLARIAHPPVITPPKIDLAPPPRRWTGGMLGAAAAALIAIGAVAGVLIGSRAPERATESVPALAAVDSGVPDSASRPRPPVLQPSNPGDSLMATPFSIEILSSNTAEAANFELQRHRSVMPGATVSLVPVGDTEAAWYKVYAGAFADSADANRLLVSLRRRRIVSNSAGSVVRAPFALLVDSIPSQGGMRSRTSEMVQSLIERSVPAYALMQRDGSARVYAGAFQSAEQSALAATDLRVKGLLPLLAYRTGRTP